From the Lathyrus oleraceus cultivar Zhongwan6 chromosome 4, CAAS_Psat_ZW6_1.0, whole genome shotgun sequence genome, one window contains:
- the LOC127076577 gene encoding G-type lectin S-receptor-like serine/threonine-protein kinase RLK1: MAFSLLPFLLYSLILQSISVAAQTKSTIAIGDSFTAGTNTSLGLFSPSGDFAFGFLPLKDTNLFLLSIWYAKISEKTIVWYANGDSPAPKGSKVQLTAKDGLVLTSPNGVRLWSTEGLNGAVSRGVFNDTGNFVLEDGHFNGLWETFEFPSDTLLPSQVVEKGRKLSSRLKETDFSKGRFELLLQSDGNLVMHSVNLPSGYVNENYYESQTVGSSKSSAGTQLVFDTSGHLYVLGENNEKYSVSGEESKVSTADFYLRATLNFDGVLTLYKHPKSSTKSEGWTIVWSKPDNICLYTVSSGSGVCGYNSFCTLGDDKRPTCQCPKSYSLVDPNDPYGSCKPDFIQGCVEDEVSKKRNNLYDFDILIDTDWPLSDYVLQRPFTEEQCRKSCLEDCFCSVAIFRLGDSCWKKKLPLSNGRVDATLNGSKAFLKVQKANVSLG, translated from the coding sequence ATGGCTTTCTCTCTGCTTCCCTTTCTCCTCTACTCACTGATTTTGCAATCCATCAGTGTTGCAGCACAAACCAAAAGTACCATAGCCATTGGTGATTCTTTTACTGCAGGAACCAACACCTCTCTCGGGTTGTTTTCACCTTCTGGTGACTTTGCCTTTGGTTTTCTTCCACTTAAAGACACTAATCTTTTTTTGCTTTCCATTTGGTATGCAAAAATTTCTGAGAAAACTATTGTGTGGTATGCTAATGGAGACAGTCCTGCACCAAAAGGGTCAAAAGTGCAACTCACTGCCAAAGATGGGTTGGTGCTAACTTCTCCAAATGGTGTCAGGTTATGGAGTACCGAGGGACTCAACGGTGCAGTTTCTCGCGGCGTGTTCAATGACACCGGCAACTTTGTGCTCGAGGATGGACATTTCAACGGTCTTTGGGAAACTTTCGAGTTTCCCAGTGACACCTTGTTGCCTTCTCAGGTTGTTGAAAAAGGAAGAAAGCTTTCTTCAAGGCTTAAAGAGACAGATTTCAGTAAAGGAAGGTTCGAGCTCCTTTTACAAAGTGACGGTAATCTTGTTATGCATTCTGTTAATTTACCATCTGGTTATGTTAATGAAAACTACTATGAAAGTCAAACTGTCGGATCCAGTAAATCAAGTGCTGGAACTCAACTGGTTTTTGACACATCAGGGCACTTGTATGTCTTGGGAGAGAACAATGAGAAATACAGTGTGTCAGGAGAAGAGAGTAAAGTCTCTACCGCAGATTTTTATCTTAGAGCAACTCTTAATTTTGATGGAGTGCTCACACTTTACAAGCATCCAAAGAGTTCAACTAAGAGTGAAGGTTGGACCATAGTATGGTCCAAACCTGATAATATATGTCTTTATACTGTCAGTTCTGGTAGTGGTGTTTGTGGATACAATAGCTTCTGCACTTTGGGAGATGATAAGAGACCAACATGTCAGTGTCCAAAAAGTTACTCACTGGTTGATCCTAATGATCCATATGGTAGCTGTAAGCCAGATTTCATACAAGGATGTGTAGAAGATGAAGTAAGTAAAAAACGAAACAATCTCTATGACTTTGATATTTTGATTGATACTGATTGGCCTCTATCAGATTATGTGCTTCAAAGGCCTTTTACTGAAGAACAATGTAGGAAATCTTGTCTGGAAGATTGCTTTTGTTCTGTGGCTATTTTCAGGTTAGGTGATAGCTGTTGGAAGAAGAAGTTACCACTCTCAAATGGGAGAGTTGATGCAACTCTTAATGGGTCTAAGGCCTTCTTGAAGGTGCAAAAAGCTAATGTCTCCCTTGGTTGA
- the LOC127138166 gene encoding uncharacterized mitochondrial protein AtMg00810-like, protein MTRCEADHSVFFLHSSNGQHIFLVVYVDDIVITGDDTDGIQRLKTHLFKNFQTKDLGPLRYFLGIEVAQSSSGIAINQRKYALDILTETGMLDCRPIDTPMDPNVKLLPGQGELLKDPGRYRRLVGRLNYLTVIRPNITFAVSIVSQFLNAPCDTHWNAVIRILRYIKNAPGKGLLYEDKGDAKITCYSDADWAGSPSDRRSTSGYCVLIGGNMISWRSKKQNTVALSSAEAEYRAMAAASKELAWLKNLLSELRFGDLQNTKLICDNQAALHIASNPVFHERTKHIEIDCHYVRDKVLSGEITTEFVKSEDQLADMFTKSLKGS, encoded by the coding sequence ATGACTAGATGTGAAGCAGATCATTCTGTTTTCTTCCTTCACTCTTCCAACGGACAACACATCTTTCTTgtggtttatgttgatgacattgttaTCACTGGAGACGATACAGACGGTATTCAGCGACTCAAAACTcatcttttcaaaaactttcagACAAAAGATTTGGGTCCACTCAGATACTTCTTAGGTATTGAGGTTGCACAGTCCTCATCAGGCATTGCAATTAACCAACGTAAGTATGCATTAGACATCCTAACTGAAACTGGTATGCTTGACTGTCGTCCGAttgatactcctatggatcccAATGTCAAGCTTCTTCCGGGTCAGGGGGAGTTGTTGAAAGACCCGGGAAGATATCGACGTCTAGTGGGTAGACTCAATTATCTTACCGTCATCAGACCGAATATTACTTTTGCAGTGAGTATTGTGAGTCAATTCCTTAATGCTCCTTGTGATACTCATTGGAATGCCGTTATTCGGATTCTCAGATATATAAAGAATGCACCAGGAAAAGGCCTATTATATGAAGATAAGGGTGATGCTAAAATCACTTGTTACTCAGATGCAGATTGGGCAGGATCACCGTCGGATAGGAGATCCACTTCTGGATATTGTGTTCTTATTGGAGGAAATATGATCTCATGGAGAAGCAAGAAACAAAACACAGTTGCATTATCTAGTGCTGAAGCTGAATATCGGGCTATGGCAGCAGCCTCAAAAGAACTTGCTTGGCTTAAGAATTTGCTCTCAGAACTTAGGTTCGGTGACCTTCAGAACACAAAACTCATATGCGACAATCAAGCGGCACTCCACATTGCGTCCAATCCAGTTTTCCATGAACGGACCAAGCACATAGAAATAGATTGTCACTATGTAAGAGACAAGGTACTGTCGGGAGAAATAACCACGGAATTCGTAAAATCTGAAGATCAATTGGCTGATATGTTTACCAAGTCTCTCAAGGGTTCTTGA